The stretch of DNA CACACAGAAATCGGGATTTCGAGATTATTTCGCAATAATCGACCCAGGAATTAATTTTGCCGTTCAAAACTTTATCCAAGAATGTTTTCAGACGATCCAATCGCTTTTCTGTCAGGTGAACGTCTTTGCCACAGTAGAACTTGCTCTGGATTGTCTTGTTCCAGGTATCAAGCATTTGAAAATAAATTTGATTTATTTTCTCCTCTTCCTCATGGCATTTTTCAAGCGCACAATTTTTCGAAGGAGGAGTAAGAGGAGGAAGAAGAGTATTCTCTGAGCTAGTAGTCTCTGTATCAATATTAATACATCTGCCCAAATTGGGCCGATCGATCTGCCCAATCTGGGCAGGTCGATCTGTGGATTTCAACAAATCGATCTGCCCATTTTGGGCAGATGGATGTGTTCCTTGCTTTTTTGCCACTTTCTGGCTATTCGTTTCAGAATCAATAAACACCTGCTGTAGTTTCTCATAGTCAAGGGTATAATATTTTAGCTTCTTAAAATCTCGAGTCACGAAAGACATTAACAGACCTGCTTCTTCCAAATTTGCAACAGCCCGTCGTATCGTATTCATCCCCCAGAATGGAAACTGATTTTGCCATTGTTCATAGGTATTCCAAACCCAGTAGCGATTCTCGAAAAAGTTTTTGTTAAACTTAGGATTCAGCCAGTAGTGAACTTGCTGCAAAACAATCGCTTCATTGAGCCCAATCGTTTGAGCAAGCGTTGGGAGAACCTGAAGGGGTGGTTCGCTAATGAGTAATTCATGCGTCATTGGTTGTAATCCCTGCTGCAAATTGTTATGCTGCTCTATCGATAGAGGTATTCGTACGGCGCAGTTGCTCTTCGTACTCAATGATGTCTTTTTTATGGTAGTAGACCTTTCGTCCAATCTTTATGAAAACAGGCCCACCGCCTTTCCAGCGCCACTGACTTAAAGTATGGAGAGTAGTGCCCCAACGCTCGGCAACCACGATAGGTTCTATAAGATTAGGGTCCATGATAGAAACTCCTTTTCTGTTTGTACAGAATCGTGTATGAGTACTCATTTATTGTATTAGTACAGACTTGAATGTCCTTGTCAATACATGTTTTTATACTCCTAAGCTGCATATGAAAATAATTTAATACAAAGCGAGAACCATGAGCACAGCACTAGCAAAACAGCTTTCTACACGCATGAAAGCGAAGAACCTCTCAGCCTCAATGCTTGAGCGTGAAGCAGGTCTAAAGACCCATGCCGTCTTAAACATCCTTAGAGGAAAATCAAAGAAACCCAGCGCAGAAGCCCTTCAGGCTATTGCGTCGATATTGGGTTGTACGGTTGCTGATTTATTGAGTAACCAGGATCTTTTCTTTGAAGAGGAAGATGGGCGTCCCAAAAGCGAGCTTCTAACGACTGCTTATGATCATCCCATCCTTCTGGAAGATAC from Alphaproteobacteria bacterium encodes:
- a CDS encoding helix-turn-helix domain-containing protein, which translates into the protein MDPNLIEPIVVAERWGTTLHTLSQWRWKGGGPVFIKIGRKVYYHKKDIIEYEEQLRRTNTSIDRAA
- a CDS encoding helix-turn-helix transcriptional regulator, with product MSTALAKQLSTRMKAKNLSASMLEREAGLKTHAVLNILRGKSKKPSAEALQAIASILGCTVADLLSNQDLFFEEEDGRPKSELLTTAYDHPILLEDT